One part of the Humulus lupulus chromosome 9, drHumLupu1.1, whole genome shotgun sequence genome encodes these proteins:
- the LOC133800133 gene encoding uncharacterized protein LOC133800133: MVVLGGVSGIQIQGWDLRFRRNLFDREVTNLSQLLLLLERVALPVVLEDRRAWLPDGNEVFSCKSAFWRLSYAQLGSVREWGKSLWKSVSPSRVKLFGWLVFNDKLNVHDNVQRRRPYHCLSPAWCVCCKEAGESTSHLFLECHFSREVWGKVLAEFGILWCMPSNYSQLFLTKLGGGKRVSRLWQTTVLATFWALWLERNNRLFEDISNSVETIWDKIKFWVATWVYRNKFFEGVPFSDLIRDWGNF; the protein is encoded by the coding sequence ATGGTAGTTTTAGGAGGGGTTTCGGGCATCCAAATTCAGGGTTGGGATTTGCGTTTTAGAAGGAATCTGTTCGATAGGGAGGTCACCAATCTCTCTCAGTTATTACTTTTGTTAGAAAGGGTGGCTTTACCAGTAGTTTTAGAAGATCGGAGGGCGTGGTTACCCGATGGTAATGAAGTTTTCTCTTGCAAATCGGCCTTTTGGAGGTTAAGCTATGCTCAATTGGGTTCTGTTCGGGAGTGGGGAAAGTCTTTGTGGAAAAGTGTCTCTCCATCGAGAGTTAAATTGTTTGGTTGGCTGGTTTTCAACGATAAACTTAATGTTCATGACAACGTGCAAAGAAGAAGACCCTACCATTGTTTGTCCCCTGCTTGGTGCGTTTGTTGTAAGGAGGCAGGGGAGTCCACTAGCCATTTATTCTTGGAGTGTCATTTCTCAAGAGAAGTGTGGGGAAAAGTCTTAGCTGAGTTTGGTATTCTTTGGTGTATGCCCTCTAACTATTCTCAATTGTTTCTCACTAAGTTAGGGGGCGGCAAGCGAGTTTCACGTCTCTGGCAGACTACCGTGTTGGCAACTTTTTGGGCCTTATGGCTAGAGAGAAATAACAGACTATTCGAAGATATTTCTAATTCTGTAGAGACTATTTGGGATAAGATAAAATTTTGGGTGGCTACTTGGGTGTATAGAAACAAATTTTTTGAAGGGGTTCCCTTTTCTGACCTTATTAGAGATTGGGGCAACTTCTAG